Genomic DNA from Rhodothermales bacterium:
TCCACATACTGCAGGGAATCGCGCATTCCGATCTCCTGTTCGGTAAGGCCGGATGTGTCCATGCAGCCTTCCGGCGCTGACTCGGCAGCGGCCGCTTCTGGTTCGGCCTGCGGAGCGGATTCGCCCCCTCCGCACGCTGCGAGCACGGATCCGGCACCGATGCTGAGGGCGCCAGCGGCGCCAAAACGCTTCAAGAAGTCGCGACGACTCGGGGATGTCCGTTTCATGGCGTGGGTCTGTTGGTGGGGGAGTTCGCTTATGAGGGGTACGTTCAGGCAAGCCTAATTCGGGAAGGCACGTTGGT
This window encodes:
- a CDS encoding high-potential iron-sulfur protein encodes the protein MKRTSPSRRDFLKRFGAAGALSIGAGSVLAACGGGESAPQAEPEAAAAESAPEGCMDTSGLTEQEIGMRDSLQYVDTTPEEGKLCSNCSLWLPAPEGATCGGCNLLKGPIHPDGYCISWAPAQT